In Candidatus Hydrogenedentota bacterium, the DNA window AGCCGGAGGCGGACATCGGACGAGAAGGGCAGCATGCCAATGACATAAACAAACGGCAACCCAACAGTAACGATGCCCAATGCGGCGGCGGCGAGCCATTTCAGGTTGATACGCGCGGCGAAGAAGGGCGTGGCCAATGCCGACAGCAGGCACGAGACCATGAACGGCGCCGCCAGCAGGGTGACGGTGCTTTCATCGCCTCCCAATCCCGCCTCGGCCCAGTACGGAAGGATGCGCTGTACCGCGAGGTAACCGATGTAGAAAAAACCGAAGATGACGATATACCGCCGAAACACCGGATTGTTCAGAGCGCGCCTGAAATCGCGAAAGGGCGCGGTCGCCGGCGTGTGCGCCTCGGGCATGAACCGCTCGCGCACCGTGAAGACCATAAACTGGAAACAGGCAAGGGAACACAGGGCGTAGAGAATGGCCACGCGCTGATAACCCAGGGCGGAATGAACGGGCGCATCCCCAGCCGCCTTTGCGGCCACGCGCGCGGGGTCGAGGATTTCGATCAAGGGTCCCGGCAGCGCAATAGCCAGGGCAAGTCCGAGCGTCATGCCCGCGGCAATCCAGGCGCCGAGGCGCACACGCCCTTGCTTCGACAGCGCAACCTCAGGCGCCAGCGCCAGCAGCGGAATGTTACAGAGGGTGAAGAAAAACCAGTGGGCGCATATGACCACCGTGCCATAAACGAGATTGATGATGGACTCGTGCGCCACGGGCGGGAACCAGAAAAGGATGCTGGTCAGGGTCATGCCCAACGACCCCCAGAAAATGAATGGGCGGCGCCGGCCCTGTATTAACGCGACCCGCCAGCGCACCCGCTTCTCCGCGGTCTTGTCTGACCACATGCCCACGAGGGGGTCGGTGACGGCATCGAAGACGCAGCCCGTGACGAATATGATGGCCACCAGGCCGATAGCCACGTAGACGATGCGGCCCGTGCCCAGCGTGGGCGAATAGAAATAGGTCCCCCATTGGGCCAGAAGTTCGCTCGAAAGCTGAATGCCGATCACCGCCAGGAGAAACGCAAACCCTTCGAGACGCGTGAATTCCTGCTGTTCGTTTCGTGACATGCTCCCCAGGCCCTCGCCCCTTCACGAGGGACATACTATAGCCGAGCGCGCAGGATTCATCCAACAATGCCGCACGATACACACGTCAATACGAATAGACTTGGCAGAACCTGCACCCTCGCCCGGACCCCGAAACGCTCCACCTACTTGCCGCGGAGAGGCCTTCAAGAACACAAGAGCCGCCTGCGTTCTTCAAATTGGAGACCTGCCGGTCGAAAGAGTGGCGCGGTCAGGAAACCGCCCCACAGCGGGGACAGGAAGGGCAGGAAGGGCGAGAAGGGTGTGAAGGGTGTGAACGTGCGAAGGGTGCGAAGGGATTGGAGACCGCCCCACAGCGGCGGGCTGTACGCCCCCAACGGAGGGCCGGTTTTCCTACCGGCCCATTGATCACCCCGCGGGCGGACTCGCCCGCGCATCATAATGTCTTGGAGACCTTGCGGTCGTAAGAGTGGCGCGGTCAGGAAACCGCCCCACAGCGGGGACAGGAAGGGATGTGTGTGTGAACGTGCGAAGGGTGCGAAGGAATTGGAAACCGCGCCACAGCGGGGGGTCCCCGGAGCGCCGAAGGCGGCGGCATGGGACCTCCGGAGGGCCGAGGACGCGAAACATGTTCTCAGGTTACGGCTTCCCCCTCTTCAGCGCCAACGGCGCGTAACATACCAGCCTGGCCTGAAGGGCCAGGTGATGGCATTCAAAACAGGCAAGAGGGCTGAAAGCCCGAAACATATTGGGGACCCAACGACGACGGGACACGATGGTCCGGGCTTTCAGCCCTGTGGGATTCTTTCTTGGGGGCCGGTTTCCTTGGCCTTCAGCCAAGGCTGGTATGTTACGCGCCGTTGGCGCCGTATCGGACTGTTGTGCTTCAGGCGGGGATGTCCCGAGAGCGGGCCGGGATATCCGGCGCGGCCACATCGCCCACGAACTCCCGACCGGCGAGGGCGCCGGTCCCACACGAGGAGGCGGGAACCCGTTAACACAACGTCTTGTTTTTGCATCGGGCCTTCACCTCTCCTGCCCCTGTAACTCCCGCCCTGGGACATCGATTGTCCCCTTTTCCAGCCCCGCGAGGGGCGGCAGGCCGTAGCCCAGGGCCAGCCACGCGAAACGCGTGGCGCAGCCCTGGGGTAAGCGCGCCCTCCCTCTCTCCAGCCCCGCAAGGGGCGGCAGAGGCTCCTCTCCAGCGCAGTCACATGAATCATGAGCAAGATGCTCATGACGCTTTCAAGAATACTGGAGCCTTGCCTGCGTTCTTCAAATTGGAGACCTGCCGGTCGGGATCATGGAACCTTTCCGGCTGTGACGGAATGGATTCTCGACAATCTCGTAAACGAAACGCGAGGTGGCGAATAGTGTCAATGGATACCCCGGACGCTGCGGCGCAGGGCCCGGCGCAATTTCGACGTCTTGCCTCCGAGCGGACCGCGGCCTGTCTTGCAGGACATTGGGGCTTTCGCTGGTCTTTGGAGAAACGCCGCGCCGAATGCTAGGATCATGGCCATGAGCGAGGAAAAACCAAAACAAGCCGAAGAGCTGGACGGGTTGAAAGGCGCGCTGGCGCGCAAACCGCGCGGATGTGGAGGCATCTTTTTCATGTTGATGTTGGTCCTCGCCGCGGGTTGGGGCGTGGGCCTGGGCATGTTTGTCTGGATGCTCGAGGACGCCAAGGCGAATATCAAGGCGGTGGACGATTTTCGCCCGAAGATTGGAAGCCGCATCTATTCGGCCGACGGGATGCTCCTGGGCGAATACACGGTCGAGGCGCGGCAGCTCGTGCGCCTGAACGAGATTCCTTTGCATGTGCAGAAGGCTTTCATCGCGACCGAAGATCATCCGTTCTACCGGCACAAGGGCGTCCGGCCGCTGGCCATAATCAGCGCGGTGAAAGATGCCATGCGGACCGGCAACGTGCGCGGCGCGAGCACAATCACAATGCAGATCGTGCGCAACATTACCGAAGTCACGGGCGTTTCAACCGAGCGCACCATGCAGCGCAAGATCAAAGAGGCGTTCGTGGCGCTCCAGCTCGAACGCGAATTCACCAAGGACGAAATCCTTGAGCTATACCTGAATCAGATCTTTCTGGGCGGAAGCGCGAACGGCGTCGAGGCGGCCGCGCAACAGTATTTCGCGAAATCCTGCAAGGATCTGACGCTCGCCGAGGCGGCTACACTGGCCGGCTTGTCGCGCGCACCCAATGCCAACCGCCCGGACCGCAACCCTGAGTCCGCCCAACAGCGCCGCGATATCGTCCTCGGACAGATGCTCCGGCACGGCTTCGTCACGCAGGAAGAGTACGACAAGGCGGTCGCCACCAGCGTTCAAGATTCAGTGATTCCTTACGACGAGCGCATGAAACGGATGCAGGAGGGCACGGGCGTATGGCGTCCGAACCGTTTCCAGGCGCCGTATTTCGTCGAGGAGGTGCGGCAGTT includes these proteins:
- a CDS encoding MFS transporter, which gives rise to MSRNEQQEFTRLEGFAFLLAVIGIQLSSELLAQWGTYFYSPTLGTGRIVYVAIGLVAIIFVTGCVFDAVTDPLVGMWSDKTAEKRVRWRVALIQGRRRPFIFWGSLGMTLTSILFWFPPVAHESIINLVYGTVVICAHWFFFTLCNIPLLALAPEVALSKQGRVRLGAWIAAGMTLGLALAIALPGPLIEILDPARVAAKAAGDAPVHSALGYQRVAILYALCSLACFQFMVFTVRERFMPEAHTPATAPFRDFRRALNNPVFRRYIVIFGFFYIGYLAVQRILPYWAEAGLGGDESTVTLLAAPFMVSCLLSALATPFFAARINLKWLAAAALGIVTVGLPFVYVIGMLPFSSDVRLRLGVVLFATVGIGQGLIYVLQTPLIGEIIDLDEQSSGKRREAIFNSVHTFMVKMAQALSIGVATGSMHFFGNSASRPTGIFLVGPLGGMLALVGLVTAFTYPILNPVRATAKPERLER